From the genome of Mycoplasma sp. 1578d:
TACAAGGGGATGAAAGAGATATTATTATTCTTTCAGTTGGTTATGGACCTAACGCTAAAGGAATTATGACTATGAATTTTGGTCCATTGAACCAACAGAATGGATATCGTCGGTTAAATGTTGCCGTAACTCGTGCAAAAACAGCTGTTATTGTTGTTTCATCATTCCTAGAAAATGATATTGATTTATCAAGAACCAACTCACGTGGAGCTAAATTCTTGAAAAATTACATTCGTTATGCTGCTTCAGCAAACAAACATATTGAGGAAACTAACCAATATGTCTCTGAATTTGACTCTCCATTTGAAGATGATGTTTATAACGAATTAAAAGAACGAGGATATAATGTGGTTAAAAGAATTGGATCTTCAGGATATAAAATTGATTTAGCGATTTTAGATCCAAAAAAACCAGGACATTACATTTTAGGAATTGAGTGTGATGGTTCGGTTTATAAAACATCTCGTTCAAGTCGTGATCGTGAAATTCTTAGACAAAGAGTTCTTGAAGGACGTAAGTGAAATATTTACCGAATCTGATCAACAGATTGATATAAAAATAAAACCAAACAAGTTGAAAGATTGACCAAATTTATTGAGCATTTAACAAATAATAAAACCACTAGAACAAACTCAAACACAAGTGATATGGATGCATTGAAAATTAATGTCCCAGTGGAAATTAAGCAAAAAGCAATTGAAAAAATTCAATTCAATCCTTATCCAAATTATGAACAATTATTTGACAAAATTCAAAAATCAAATTCAGAAAGCAAAACTGATTTTGTATGAGCTTTAATTAGCGAATTACATCCAATTCACTATGATGAATTGAAAAAATTCATTCCACGTATGTTTGGGAGAAAAACCTTTACTGCTGCTCTTAAAGAAGAGCTTGATGCTATTTTAAATGAATTATCTCAAAAATACTTTATTGACTTTGAAGCAGATTTTATTGTAGCAAAAGATCAAATTATTGAATTTAGAGAACACCAAAAAAACTCATCTAAACGTGATTTTGCACGGATTCACCTAAATGAAGTTGAACACTTTTTATCAACTTTTATTGTAGCAACTAAAAACTTGAGCTTAAATGATATTATGATGACTTTTAGTAAATATTGTGGATTTACAACCATTACCCCTGTTTCAAAAGATCTCATTTTAAGAGCAATAGATAATTTAATTAATAATGGCTTAATCCAAGTTAATGATGATATTCTTTACCTTCAAGAACAAAGCATGCTTTAATTTAAACACTAAGCAATTATTGAATGTAATTGCTTAGTGTTTTTAGCTTGAATATGTAATTTTTTGCAAATAATACCAAGATTTTTACCTTTATAAGAAAGCATAATTCTATAAATAGTAAAATTAAATTATTATATAAACTAGCTTGGTAGGAGGAGAAGACAAAATGCTTATAGGAAATTCAAAAGTTGCCAAAGAAGCAATTGAAAAATATGATTCAATTATCATTTTTCATCATATACGACCAGATGGCGATTGTTTAGGATCGCAACACGGCTTAGCTGAGTTAATTAAAACTAATTACCCAGAAAAGAAAGTATATTGTGTGGGTGATAATGTTGGAGTCTTAGACTTTATGAAATATCACTTTACTGACTCATCTCAAATTGATTTTACTAATTCACTCGGAGTCGTTGTTGATGCTTCGTCAGGTGATCGAATCGAAAATGCTGAGTTGTTGTATCAAAATAAAACTACAGCAAAATTACGGATTGATCATCACCCAAATGATAGTGATATTCAATATGATTATCTTTGAGTTGACGAACATTATGTTGCAGCTGCTGAAATGATTGCAATGTTGGCATATGAATCAAATTGGAAGGTATCACTTAAAGCCAGTGAGTACATTTATTTAGGGATTAATACAGATTCAGGAAGATTTTTATATCCTGATACTAGTGCAAGAACACACACATTAGTAGCTTTTTTAATGGAAAATGGATTTCATCCACAACCGATTTTAAAAGAACTTTCAAAAAGAACTTTTAAAGGGATTAAATTTATTGGAGAATTACTTAGTGGCTTTAAGAAATACGGAAGAGTTCTTTATTTTGAAGCTACTGATCAAGTTTTACAAAAACATGAATTTAGTTCGCTTGAAGCTTCAATGTATGTTAATGAATTGGCTAATATTGAAGATAACTCTTGTTGAGCATTATTTATTCAATTAGAGGACGGAAAAGTACGTGGTCGTTTAAGATCAAACGGCCCACTTGTAAATAAAGTCGCTAAAGAATTCAATGGGGGCGGACATGATAATGCTGCCGGAATTACTTTAGATTCTTGAAATCAAGTTCAAGATGTTTTAGATAGATTAAATCAAGAAATTATTACATATGAAAGTGAGACAAAATAATGCAAATCGGTTCATTAAAACAAGCAGTTGAACAATTATTAAAATATGATTCAATCGTGATCTTTCATCACATTCAACCTGATGGTGATTGCTTAGGTTCGCAACACGGACTCGGGGAATTACTTAGAACTAATTTTCCGAACAAACAAATTTATTGTGTTGGAGATGAAAATGGTTTATTTCCATTCTTAAATATCCAAATGGATCCAAACCCTAGTGATGAAATTTTAAAAAAATCACTAGCAGTTATTGTAGATGCTAATTATAAAGATCGCATTCATACTAGAGAATTACTTGATAAAGAAATTTTTGCTCACGTTTTAAGGATTGATCACCATCCAAATGACGATGATTTAGGTGACAATGTAACTAGATGAGTAGACAGTTCATATATTGCTGCTGACGAAATGATTGCCGAGATAGCTTATGAAACAAAATGAAAAATAAGCAAACAGGCAGCTCGTTTCTTGTATCTTGGGATGGTGACTGATTCAGGAAGATTTTTATTTAGTAATACTAGTGCAAGAACCTTAAAATTAGCTTCATATTTATATGAAAATGGTTTAGATGCAGATTTTATGCACTTAAATATGTATAAAACTTCGATTGAAGAAATTAAATTTAATGCTTGATTAACATCAACTCTAAAAACACGTGATGGAGTTGCGTATCTTCAAAATTCTTATCAAGACACTATTCAAAGAGGGAGAACACCTGAAAAATCAGTTCGTCCGAATTTAATTTCTAATATTGACGGATTTCCAATTTGAGCACAATTTATCGAAGAAAAAGATGGAAAAGTTAGAGTCGAATTAAGATCAAACGGCCCAGTTGTTAGAAATGTTGCACTCAAATGGGGTGGTGGAGGCCATCTAAAAGCCTCTGGTTGTGTTTTAGATTCAGTTAATGATATTGAATCAGTTATTGATGATTGTGCACTAGAAGTTCAAAAATACTTACAACAAGAAAGTAATTAGTTTGATGTATTGAAAAGACACTAAGGGTTCACTTGAAGTTATTACTGGACCAATGTTTGCTGGAAAAAGTGCTGAATTAATTAAAAGATTAACAATTTTAAAAATAGCACAAGTAAAATTTTTAGTTTTTAAACCAGATTTTGATACACGTTTTGGAAACGATGTAATTGTTAGCCGAACTGGTTCAAATGTTAAAGCCATATCAATCGCTAGAGCAAATGATATTTGAAAATATTGAGACGATCAAATCAAAGCGATTGCTTTTGATGAAGTTCACTTTTTTGATGAAGGAATTTTTGAAGTAGTGGAAAAACTAATTTCAAAAGGTGTAAGAGTTATTGTTTCAGGTCTTGATATGGATTTTGCTGGGAAAAGTTTTTTAATAACCTCTGAACTCTTAGCTCAAGCTGATTATGTTTCTAAATTAAAAGCAGTATGTATGAAGTGTTTTGAACAAGCATCACTTTCTTATCGTAAAGTCAAATCAAAAGAAAGACATCTTTTAGGCGATTCTGAATACGAAGCAAGATGTCGCCAATGTCATAAAGTAGAATAATTTAAAAGTCTATGAAAAATACACGAAATTTTTCTTCGTGTATTTTATTTATAACCAAATTTAGCTAATTCTTTTTCATTGTTATTTCACTTATCAGCAATTTTAACTTTTAAATTTAAAATAACTTTACTTTGGAATTGATGCATCATTTTGTAGCGTGCACTTTGACCAATTTGCTTAATTTTTGTTCCTTTAGCACCAATTACCATTCCCTTTTGTGATGCTTTTTTAACATAAATAACAGCTTCAATTTGAATTAAATCTTCTAAATCTTCAAATTCATTTATTTCTACTGCAATTGAATGTGGAAGCTCTTCATAAAGAGAATTAATAGCAGATTCACGAATAATTTCTTTCGCTAAAAATCGCATGCTTTTATCAGTGATATAATCAATGTCATATTGAGCTTGACCTTCATAAGCATATGGTTTAATTACATCGATTAAAGAATTAATTGATTTGAAGTCGTTTTTTGATGTAGAAAGAATATGTTCAAAATTATATTCCTGAACCTCTTTAATTTTTTCTGCTAATAATTGTGGATTTTTTCTAATTTTATCAATTTTAGTGATAACAGCAATTTTGTGTTTAACCTTAGCGATTTTTTCTAAAATCATTTTATCGCCAGTCCCGATTTTTTCATCAGCTGGAGCTAAAAATAAGAGCACATCAATATCTTTAGTGGTGTTATAAGCATTTTTATTTAAAATTTCACCTAGTTTATTTTCAGGTTTATGAATTCCGGGTGTATCGGTAAAAATAATTTGATATTCATCATCAGTATAAATACCAGTTATTTGATCTCTTGTGGTTTGAGCTACATTAGTTACAATGGCCACATCATACCCGACAATAGCATTAATTAATGTACTTTTACCCACATTTGGACGCCCTATAATTGAAACAAAACAAATTTTCATTATTTAATATCGCTTTCTAAAATACTATAAGGAACCAATTCAGCAACTGTATTAACTCTAACTTGAGTTGTATCATTCGAATATTGATACACTTTAGCTTCAGGAATCATAAATTCAGTCATTACTTGCCTGCATCCAGCACACGGACTAATAATTCCCTCTTTTTTACTGATAATATGGATTTCCTTGAATGTTCCAACTTTTGCTCCATATGCAACTGATCCAAATAATGCACTTCTTTCTGCACAAATTCCAGATGGATACGCAGCATTTTCAACATTAACTCCATAATATTCATTTCCATCCTGGTCAATTGCACAAGCTGCAACTTGAAAGTTTGAATATGGTGCGTATGCTCTTTTCAATAATTCTTTTAATTTTTTAATATCCATTTTTACTCTCTACCAATTTTTAATGGTTTAAAAATTTTATCCACAATTTTATTCATTTTAATTCTCTCTTCTTCTACTTCGTGATCATATCCAGCTAAATGAACTAAACCATGGGTAAATAAATAGCAAAATTCTCTTTTAATTGAGTGATTAAATTCAATTGCTTGTTCAACCATTCTATCATAGCAAATAATTAATTCTCCTAATAAAACGAAGGGTAATTGGTCATAAAGAGAGCGATCATAATGTCCGAAAGAGAGAATATCAGTTACATAATCTTTATTGCGGTATTCTTTATTTAAGAGCTTAATTTTTCTTTTAGACACAACTTTAACGTCTAAAAGTATCTGTTTGTTAATTTTAAAGAATTTAGCAAAATTTTTAACTATTTCTTTCATTTCGTGATCAAAATCAATATCGTGTCTAGTTCTATTATCGAAAGAAATTTCATGAATGATTTTATTCATGATTAAAATTATAAACTTATTTAGGTAAAATGTGCTTTAAAATATATTCTAAAAATGTTGTTTTTCCTGAATTATAGGTGCAATAAATTTCAAGAATATTATTCTCTTTCATTTGTAAAAGCAAAGATGGAGAAATTATTTTTATTTGATTCTCATCCAAAACATAAGTAAAGGAATAAGTTGATATTTGATTTTTAATTTGAACATTCAATTCTGGTTGTTTGACTATTTCATCCGATTTAATACCATTGAGAAAAATATCATCATATTCCCTACGAAGATAAACTTTTTTGTAAGAATTAATTTGGTAAGTTAAAGCAATATAACACATAAAAGCAAAAACAATCAATAATAAAAGCATCAAGCAAATAATAAAGTTATATTGAGACGTGGTTCTTTTCAAGATGCACCTCTTTTGCATTATCGAAAATAAATTTATTATTATGGCTAGTTTCAATTACAAGTGAATTATCAAGCTTCTTGTTTAAATAATTTTTAATTTCATTAAAAAAAGATTCGCTCAAATTGTCAAAAGCTTCATCAAAAAGATAAAGAAGATATGGGTGCTCGATTATTTTTAAAAAATTAACCACTTGGATTTCTCCACTAGAAAGCTCGTTAAATCTTTTGTTTTGAAGTGTACTAATTTTATTAATTAGATCATTTGATAATTCTTGAGAAAATTCATTGATATTTGAAAAATTAACATATTCACTGACAAAAGATTGAGATAAATTATTCTTATGACCAATATATATAATGTTATTTTTTAAATCAAAGTCATTAAAAATATCTTTTTGAATATTATTGATTTTAATTATTCCATTACTTGGTTTCAAGTTTCCGCTTAAGATTGCAAAAAGAGTCGTTTTACCAATTCCGTTCATTCCCTTTAAATGTGTGTTTTGATCAATTACTAGACGTTGCACATTTAATGCACTATAATTTTGTTCATACTGGTAATCAACATAAGATAATTCAATTTTTCTAATATTATTAAATTGGTTTTGTTGAGTTTGAACAATGATTTCTTGCTTTTGTTTAAAGAATCTAAGCAATATTTTTGCTGTTTTGTATTTAATGTGCAAATTAAATAAAGGCCAAAAATTTTGTGTTGATTTGGTTAATAAACTAGCTGCTGTTAGTGTAAAAATTAAATCTACCAAAGTAATAGCACCTTTTCAAATTTGAAAAGATCCTAAAAATAAAACTACAAAAGGACCTAGCATCTCGATAATTGATGATATTGAAAAAACACTTTCAGATACATAATTAGTTTTTAAATAATTTTCTTGCATGTTAGAAAATTGTTTTTGAATATTTTTGTAAAGTTTATTTTGAATTTGAGAAATATTAATTGAATTAACATAATTGTAATATTCTTCTATATTGGATGTAAGAGCAATGTTTTGCTCTAAAATCTTCTTATATGAATCGTTGTATCAATTTTGCATAAATAAACTAATTAAAAAGTTAATTAAGCAATAAATAATTAAAGCATAAAGCAAGACAAAGTTAATTGTATATATCATTAAACCACCAATAATTAAATACAAACCATTTACAATAATTGAAGATAAAAATGAACTTTTATAATCTCAAATTGTGTCTATAGCTATAATTCTGTTTAAAAATTCACTTGAATTTAATTTAGTGATTTCTTTGGAATATTGTGATTTTAAATTTTTTAAAAGATCTAATT
Proteins encoded in this window:
- a CDS encoding bifunctional oligoribonuclease/PAP phosphatase NrnA codes for the protein MLIGNSKVAKEAIEKYDSIIIFHHIRPDGDCLGSQHGLAELIKTNYPEKKVYCVGDNVGVLDFMKYHFTDSSQIDFTNSLGVVVDASSGDRIENAELLYQNKTTAKLRIDHHPNDSDIQYDYLWVDEHYVAAAEMIAMLAYESNWKVSLKASEYIYLGINTDSGRFLYPDTSARTHTLVAFLMENGFHPQPILKELSKRTFKGIKFIGELLSGFKKYGRVLYFEATDQVLQKHEFSSLEASMYVNELANIEDNSCWALFIQLEDGKVRGRLRSNGPLVNKVAKEFNGGGHDNAAGITLDSWNQVQDVLDRLNQEIITYESETK
- the era gene encoding GTPase Era, which gives rise to MKICFVSIIGRPNVGKSTLINAIVGYDVAIVTNVAQTTRDQITGIYTDDEYQIIFTDTPGIHKPENKLGEILNKNAYNTTKDIDVLLFLAPADEKIGTGDKMILEKIAKVKHKIAVITKIDKIRKNPQLLAEKIKEVQEYNFEHILSTSKNDFKSINSLIDVIKPYAYEGQAQYDIDYITDKSMRFLAKEIIRESAINSLYEELPHSIAVEINEFEDLEDLIQIEAVIYVKKASQKGMVIGAKGTKIKQIGQSARYKMMHQFQSKVILNLKVKIADKWNNNEKELAKFGYK
- the ybeY gene encoding rRNA maturation RNase YbeY — protein: MNKIIHEISFDNRTRHDIDFDHEMKEIVKNFAKFFKINKQILLDVKVVSKRKIKLLNKEYRNKDYVTDILSFGHYDRSLYDQLPFVLLGELIICYDRMVEQAIEFNHSIKREFCYLFTHGLVHLAGYDHEVEEERIKMNKIVDKIFKPLKIGRE
- a CDS encoding MAG1140 family protein — encoded protein: MLLLLIVFAFMCYIALTYQINSYKKVYLRREYDDIFLNGIKSDEIVKQPELNVQIKNQISTYSFTYVLDENQIKIISPSLLLQMKENNILEIYCTYNSGKTTFLEYILKHILPK
- the cdd gene encoding cytidine deaminase gives rise to the protein MDIKKLKELLKRAYAPYSNFQVAACAIDQDGNEYYGVNVENAAYPSGICAERSALFGSVAYGAKVGTFKEIHIISKKEGIISPCAGCRQVMTEFMIPEAKVYQYSNDTTQVRVNTVAELVPYSILESDIK
- a CDS encoding bifunctional oligoribonuclease/PAP phosphatase NrnA, with the translated sequence MQIGSLKQAVEQLLKYDSIVIFHHIQPDGDCLGSQHGLGELLRTNFPNKQIYCVGDENGLFPFLNIQMDPNPSDEILKKSLAVIVDANYKDRIHTRELLDKEIFAHVLRIDHHPNDDDLGDNVTRWVDSSYIAADEMIAEIAYETKWKISKQAARFLYLGMVTDSGRFLFSNTSARTLKLASYLYENGLDADFMHLNMYKTSIEEIKFNAWLTSTLKTRDGVAYLQNSYQDTIQRGRTPEKSVRPNLISNIDGFPIWAQFIEEKDGKVRVELRSNGPVVRNVALKWGGGGHLKASGCVLDSVNDIESVIDDCALEVQKYLQQESN
- a CDS encoding Mbov_0121 family peptidase domain-containing ABC transporter — its product is MQYQRDSKDCSLVVAQYFIELIHGQKVPLDELKINAIYQNNGISLESLKRLINQYSLSIEVFNCDLDTLKKLSSDQFPFATIINQNNNQHMIIIEKCTNSQIWYIDPAYGKGKISLEEFQKIFLNIIVAFSSLNQPNTDQKEQIKNFTHEKVNFNAIKMQIMHFLSKLLELFVILLIPLMTKYIFSEIIPYNLEIYLYFCAGFVLWILITQQTFKYLTNKWTLTKVTEYSNQQKLDLLKNLKSQYSKEITKLNSSEFLNRIIAIDTIWDYKSSFLSSIIVNGLYLIIGGLMIYTINFVLLYALIIYCLINFLISLFMQNWYNDSYKKILEQNIALTSNIEEYYNYVNSINISQIQNKLYKNIQKQFSNMQENYLKTNYVSESVFSISSIIEMLGPFVVLFLGSFQIWKGAITLVDLIFTLTAASLLTKSTQNFWPLFNLHIKYKTAKILLRFFKQKQEIIVQTQQNQFNNIRKIELSYVDYQYEQNYSALNVQRLVIDQNTHLKGMNGIGKTTLFAILSGNLKPSNGIIKINNIQKDIFNDFDLKNNIIYIGHKNNLSQSFVSEYVNFSNINEFSQELSNDLINKISTLQNKRFNELSSGEIQVVNFLKIIEHPYLLYLFDEAFDNLSESFFNEIKNYLNKKLDNSLVIETSHNNKFIFDNAKEVHLEKNHVSI
- a CDS encoding thymidine kinase, producing the protein MYWKDTKGSLEVITGPMFAGKSAELIKRLTILKIAQVKFLVFKPDFDTRFGNDVIVSRTGSNVKAISIARANDIWKYWDDQIKAIAFDEVHFFDEGIFEVVEKLISKGVRVIVSGLDMDFAGKSFLITSELLAQADYVSKLKAVCMKCFEQASLSYRKVKSKERHLLGDSEYEARCRQCHKVE